Within the Bradyrhizobium cosmicum genome, the region GATGTAGGGCTTCGACACCACGGGCTCGCCGGTCGCAGCAGTCGTGTCTTCGGGTTGCCGGTCTCGATCGGTCATCGGGTCTCTTTTCGAATTCGTCGCAGGGGAGTTTTCTCGCCCGGATATCGTGCTTCGGGCGGGGAAAATCAAGCGCCCGTGATCGCGGGAACGCCGGTCAGCCCCCCAGAAGGCGGCTGACGATGCGGGCGGCATAGTCCACGGTCGGGATCACACGGGCATAATTCAGCCGTGTCGGCCCGATCACGCCCAAAACGCCGACGATGTGGCCGGCGGCATCCCGATAGGGCGAGATGATCGTGGAGGAGCCGGATAGCGAGAACAGCTTGTTCTCCGAGCCGATGAAGATGCGCACGCCCTCGGCGGTCTCGGCACGGCCGAGCAGATCGACCACGCCGCGCTTGGTCTCGAGGTCATCAAACAGCAGCCGGACCCTTTCGAGGTCCTCCAGAGCGTGCAAATCCTCTAGCAGATTGGCGTGGCCGCGCACGATCAGCTGACGATCCTCATTCTCGCCGCCGGACCAGCTGGCGATGCCGGCTGCGATCACTTTCTGGGTGAGCTGGTCGAGCTCGGCACGGGCTTCGCCCAAGGCGGTTTCGAGCTCGAGCCGCGCCTCGGCCAACGTCCGGCCGCGAATCCGCGCATTGAGGAAATTGCCGGCCTCCGTCAGCGCCGAGGATGGAACTCCGGGCGGCAGAGTCAAGACACGGTTTTCGACCTGGCCGTCCTCGCCGACCAGGATCACCAGCGCCTTCTCGGGTTCCAGCCGAACGAATTCGATATGCTTCAGCCGCGAATTGGATTTTGGCGTCAGCACCACGGCGGCGGCGCGGGTGAGGCCGGACAGCCGCGTCAGCGCCTCCGACAGCGCCGCCTCGACCGACTGGACGTGGCCCACCGACGTCAACTGGCTCTGGATCGACTGCCGCTCCGCCTCGTTGAGGTCACCGACCTGCATCAAGGCGTCGACGAAGAAGCGCAGGCCGAGTTCCGTCGGCAGACGGCCGGCGGAGGTGTGCGGCGCATAGATCAGGCCGAGCTGCTCCAGATCGGCCATGACGTTGCGCACCGAGGCCGGCGACAGCGGCATGGCGATCAGGCGGGAGATATTGCGCGAGCCCACCGGCTCGCCGGTCGCCAAATAACTTTCGACAATTTGACGAAAGATGTCGCGGGAACGCTCGTTGAGCTGGGCAAGGCCCGCGCGCGGCGCGATCAGATGGATCGGATCGTGATGGGCCACAAACGGTAACTCCTCTCAGACGCTTGTAATTTGTCTATCCGCACCGCCCCTGACAAGCGTGGTCTTGCGGTTGTTTGACGGTTGCCTTCGGACCGAAAAGGCCTTGCCGCTCACCCTCACCCCACCTACAAGCACCGCGAACAGCCTATTCCCGTAAGTTTTGGAGGATTTCCCATGCGGCCAAGCCGCCGTGCGCCCGACGAATTGCGCCCCGTAACGCTGGAGCGCGGCGTGGTCAAATATGCGGAAGGCTCCTGCCTGGTGAAATTCGGCGACACCCATGTGCTGGTCACCGCCACGCTTGAGGACCGCCTGCCGCCGTGGCTGAAGGGCCAGGGCCGCGGTTGGGTCACCGCCGAATACGGCATGCTGCCCCGCGCGACCTCGGAACGCACCCGCCGCGAAGCTGCCGCGGGCAAGCAGAGCGGCCGTACCGTCGAGATCCAGCGCCTGATCGGCCGCAGCTTGCGGACCATCGTCGATCTCGAAGCGCTCGGCGAGCGCCAGATCACGGTCGATTGCGACGTGCTCCAGGCCGACGGCGGCACACGCACCGCCTCGATCACCGGCGCCTGGGTCGCGCTGGCCGATTGCATCAGCTGGATGAAGGCGCGCAACATGATCAAGACCAACGTGATGCGCGACAATGTCGCCGCGATCTCCTGCGGCATCTACAACGGCACCCCTGTGCTCGATCTCGATTATGCCGAGGATTCGGCAGCCGAGACCGACGCCAATTTCGTCATGACCGGCGACGGCCGCATCATCGAGGTGCAGGGCACCGCGGAACGCGAGCCGTTCACGCAGGACGAGTTCCTGGCGC harbors:
- the hrcA gene encoding heat-inducible transcriptional repressor HrcA, translating into MAHHDPIHLIAPRAGLAQLNERSRDIFRQIVESYLATGEPVGSRNISRLIAMPLSPASVRNVMADLEQLGLIYAPHTSAGRLPTELGLRFFVDALMQVGDLNEAERQSIQSQLTSVGHVQSVEAALSEALTRLSGLTRAAAVVLTPKSNSRLKHIEFVRLEPEKALVILVGEDGQVENRVLTLPPGVPSSALTEAGNFLNARIRGRTLAEARLELETALGEARAELDQLTQKVIAAGIASWSGGENEDRQLIVRGHANLLEDLHALEDLERVRLLFDDLETKRGVVDLLGRAETAEGVRIFIGSENKLFSLSGSSTIISPYRDAAGHIVGVLGVIGPTRLNYARVIPTVDYAARIVSRLLGG
- the rph gene encoding ribonuclease PH, with translation MRPSRRAPDELRPVTLERGVVKYAEGSCLVKFGDTHVLVTATLEDRLPPWLKGQGRGWVTAEYGMLPRATSERTRREAAAGKQSGRTVEIQRLIGRSLRTIVDLEALGERQITVDCDVLQADGGTRTASITGAWVALADCISWMKARNMIKTNVMRDNVAAISCGIYNGTPVLDLDYAEDSAAETDANFVMTGDGRIIEVQGTAEREPFTQDEFLALMALAQKGIARLVDLQKLAVA